A region from the Alosa alosa isolate M-15738 ecotype Scorff River chromosome 7, AALO_Geno_1.1, whole genome shotgun sequence genome encodes:
- the LOC125297116 gene encoding histone H2B-like: MPDPAKPAPKKGSKKAVTKTAGKGGKKRRKSRKESYAIYVYKVLKQVHPDTGISSKAMGIMNSFVNDIFERIAGESSRLAHYNKRSTISSREIQTAVRLLLPGELAKHAVSEGTKAVTKYTSSK, translated from the coding sequence ATGCCAGATCCAGCTAAGCCTGCACCCAAGAAGGGTTCCAAGAAAGCCGTGACAAAGACAGCCGGTAAAGGAGGAAAGAAACGCAGAAAGTCCAGGAAGGAGAGCTATGCCATCTACGTGTACAAGGTCCTGAAACAGGTCCACCCCGATACTGGTATCTCTTCCAAGGCGATGGGTATCATGAACTCCTTCGTGAACGACATCTTCGAGCGCATCGCTGGAGAGTCCTCCCGCTTGGCCCACTACAACAAGCGTTCCACCATCTCTTCCAGGGAGATCCAGACTGCAGTACGTCTGCTTTTGCCTGGTGAGTTGGCCAAGCACGCCGTGTCTGAGGGAACAAAGGCCGTCACCAAGTACACCAGCTCCAAGTAA